TGATTACTCCTACCATTAGTTTTGTTCACAACACAAATGTAGTGCAGTGGCTTTTGCTTCTTAAATTGGGTGTGTAAGATTAGATAGACGCTAGTggagctccggttctggcacgacaacAGCTCGACTCCACATTAGCATTTGCCTGCACTTTGGGTCAGGGGCACCGCCAGGAATTTTGtgccccatgacaaaaaaaatcaaattgggccccctctgtgcagctgttgacatcacatctctaggacctaactatcccatcaaaagctttacattaCTCTAATTAAAcgcttgcaactgttttgcgtcttgtagttcaatactagtgctagcacaatatttactgctggtcatttgtacatgcatgcaggtCTGCATACactatgcagtgcagttcactatttgatgcaagattaaaagccaccataaaaatgtgcgAAAGGccacttttatttaacttttactgcccaaaacacgtaaaaatgacgagataattaatttctttattatatttgaaatatatatactcagtgatgatggtttaataattttatattggtgttcacctattttttggggcccctgtcagttgTGGGCCCTTtgaattgtcctaacttttccccccatACGGCACCCCTGCTTTGGGTCTGTGTTGAAACAATTAAAAGATCCTGAATGAGGCTGAATCTCAACCACCAACCAATTGTCTCTGAATGGGTGGAGGTACAATGGTTTTATGGGATCTGAGAGCTCCCGATTAGTGATTTACCAGCTGTGCTAAAGCCCTATGAGACTGTagacacagtggtgctttgagctaaatgctgaCATCAGCATGCACATGTTCAGCCGGTGTAATATTTCACCACAGTTCAGCCTTTTAGCATGCTTAAATTTGCTCAATAAGAACTAAGCACACAGCTGaggtaaccctaaccctgaataagtaaaaactttgacctgctctAGATGAAAAGTCTTTGAATATCTTTAGTTCACACCATGTTGGATGCATGAGATGGGGGAGATTCCCATGTTTAAAGCGACACCATGTAACTATTCTACCATAAatttgatgttacactgacatataatcaggtgaatggtgtctctgtcattcccactttGTGCTTTCTCACCTGTGAGAAGTACATAATGCTTTACGGgactaagtcacacaccaccaacttattttgatttgaaactggatcatatatTATAGAGAAAAAATGTTACCTTTGATTTCCTCTAACTGTTGCACATGACACgaacagagtttcctgatggacggtaaagtaaactgctgcaaactgtaggGGCTGTCAGCTAAtatttgctcagtttgttagccaggctgcctgaaCTGTGAGGTctgagtgttagtgtttgtaccacaggtgttttggaccaacGGGAAAAGCAAGTTTTCAGACCCAAAGTGCAAGCAAATGCTAACGTGGAGTTGAGCTGTTttcgtgccagaaccagagctgggtaCACGAACAATGTAACCTGGCTCaccagcctctatggacataatgacagaagcTGAAATTatgaagaggacgttgacggaggaagctaaaaagagaaaacgAGAGAGTACAAGcaggaagctgctggacaagagtaaaaatctgggactgacttttagtcgttggcgagagctttgtgaaataaaaggatgAAAGACGCTGAGCTAGTAAGTAAGATCAGCTGGCTGCTTAACTTGTGTTGTtacacttgcttgatgtttggctgtttgcagATGCtacataatttaatttacttCTGAACCAAAAATGTCAGCCTGATGGTGGCACAAGAGAAAAAGTCAAGGAATCACCAATCAGTAGGGTTAATCCTTTGGGGTGCACGAATGTTAGTACAAAAATTTCACGgaaatccatctaatagttgttgacatattttagttttggcATCCCTGGAGCCATGTTGTTAGTACGCCTAAGCTAATTATCGCTGCCCTCGGTAATGCCCACAGCTGAGTGcgcacacagatgcacagaaaTGAGGCTCTTCAACTGCACCAGAGCTGATGAAGATTACTTGATGATCagtgaattgtttttgttattcatCTGGCATGAATCCCAAACATTTGCCGCTCCCAGCTCTAGAATGTGACAGTTTACTGCTTTACTTTGTGATATGAGAGTAAAttaaatctctttttaatttgaacttttaaTTTGAACTGATGGTTCATTTAAGAGtgccacaacaaacacatgctacTGAACAGTGTTGCACTGAGACTGGCCATGTGTCAACACTCAAAAGAtgcttccttcctctttttaatAGGCATTTCATTAGACCAAACAGTTACTCATTTAATCAAGAAACCCACTGACACCatcaataataaaattatttttttctgtgttcaatCATACCTCTTTCAGTTTACTTACTTACTTCCTACGTATTTTATCCAGTTCAGGGGTGGTGAGCAGTGGACGTGCAGTACAGCCTTCAATCCAAATGAGACCTGCGGACATCTGAGTTCACGTTTTAAAAGCTTGATTTTGTAATTATTAACCCAGGATTACACACGGCCACTGAATTTACAACCTAACACAGTTATGTTGAGTTTCAAAGGGTAAGTTGATGATTGTGATCAGTCACCTTTGCAACTGACGTTAGTGCACACgtgtcacaacaacaacagtaacagtaagtAACACTAAATCAGGGTTACactgctatttagatgttttaaattacacacgtttgttcctatttattacatgtcttgagggcacttcccttcattaatgttttactgagattggcagggtaaggtaaaattcaggttaatgtataaattgAGGAATTCCAGAATAGATTCAgggccagggacaggtcagagaggtgacatttaaatTGGGGATATACTGGCTACTGATTAGGGGGTATGgaggttgagacagcccatttttaggaaaatgtataagaaccaactgtcagagctcctctgggagcctttcTCTCTGTAACcgcttttgtgtgttgcactgtgaaacgctccttcttgtacaagaacaataaattcaacttaaactttgatactttgaatctggtcctccttatttaagtttttttttttttaattcctgtaACAAATgtcagtatattatatatacacatataaagtatgtacagtatttttgcattgtttttgCTGCACAATAAAATATGCAGGTTGCGGCACAAATGTCTACATTCATGGCAGTGCACTGATTTTTCATGTTAATCATTTGTTAGACTTTGTTAATAAAGGCAAAGCAGacttttaatgtaataaaatttaGTCTTATAGTCAGCTCTATCTGGGAAACTGACCTAGTAAACCATCCTCAGTGACAAGGTACATGCTCCTCTGTTCAAGGTCAGTATGTAAATAATACGTGAACTTGCATAATAAATTCACTTAAATGATTTATGTCAAATAAACTAAAGGTTAACCTTTGGGCTGAATAGTGTTAATGTTACGCAAGTCTGGATTTCAGACAAGGAAGTAAAATGCAATATATATAATCTGGAAATCATGTGCTTTACACTTCTGtggaaacatactgtacaatgtAGGCTAAAGGTTTTTAGTCCTTTATGTTGCCTCATGAGCAGAATTGTTGGGCTCAAAGTATCTATTGACTGTGTGAATACGTCAGGCTGTCATACTCTTACTGTACTTTGCAATGTTACATAATTTACATCTGTTGGCACTTTTCTATACGGAGCTGTTGGGTACTcgtgacattttaaaattccTTCGACTCAAAAGCCTCAAACGGTTTACTAAACCTTGTTTACGACCTTAAAAGGCTGAAGTATTAccaaagaaatgttgttttcagcagGTCGGAGGCAGAATGCAGGAAAAACAAGTTGTTTGTGAGTCCCACCGCACCACTCAAAGCACCATCAACACAACTTCCTTACATCTCTGGTCCTCATAAATACCAACAACCAGCGTTCTTCCTTCAAAGTGCTCgtgtataattaacagcagaCCTCAAACCCTTGTaaaccaaacacagagaggaactTTGTAATTTTAGAGCACGTGGCAATACAGTATGCAGTTTAATTATTATAGTGCTACTGCCACATTGTGAGGTCTGCTGGATACAAAAAAAACCCGGGGACCTCCTGGATGCAGCTCAACGGGGACTCCGAGCAACATAAGGAATGGGTTAATCTCACTTTAACTACCGATAATAAGGGGAAAGATGAATGTTTTGACAAATTAGCACTCATGAGATCGATTACTTCTGCCGTAAAGAACATGTTCTCGCAACAACACCATAttccaaacacaaactctttaTTCGAGAAGACACAACACAATCTGTTAAGAATGTCATCACACAGATTTATGCTTGACACTTGAAGTCCATGAGTGCTGCCTGCAGTCTTATCCGTCAAAGTATTACACCTCGCCACatatctttaattaaaaaggtAAACAATACATATATGCTGCTCTATTTCAAAACTTTATATAAACAATGAATACATATTAAGGTGTTCTGTAATAAAGATATTGGCACTCACAGTATTTACTTACCTCTAATAATACACTGTACATTTTACAAGATTATACTGCCTGTGCAAGACAGCACAGCGGAAAAAGGCCTTAAACCATGTCACAACCTTTAGCACCAcaacagtgaagaaaaagtGTGCAAAGTGTGCTAGCCTATgaagcaataataataataataataataaaacagatagGTGTTCATATGTAAACATTCTTTGGTATAACATTCATCTGGAGCGTCAGAGAAGAGTAGCGTCGCTCATGCTTTCAACCAGGCTACAACATCCAAGGTCAGCCCTGTCAACGGCTACGTGAAGAGTTTTCCCAACACTCAAATCAGAGCAAACGCACAGCATTCACGAGTGAATGTGGACGCTGACACACAAGattaaaatttgaatttatcCTTCCTCGAGTGGATCTACTAAAATCACTCCTCACTCCCTTTTTTTTCGTGCTCATAGAGGAGCGAATGAGTTTTTGGGAAACCCTTCATGTGACGACAGTACTTGTGTTTTGAAAACTGATAGTTCCTGTTCTAACTTTTCTGATTTGCTGACTCgtgttttaaacacacacacaccccacacacacacacacacacacacacacacacaaacctatcAATGCAATAACCAAAAATGACCATATACCAAGAAAAGAGGCAGTTTGAGGTTTATTGACTGGCGGATGGATAAAAGctcatacattatttattagaaaatatTACCGTAATTTGTATTTCTATCTTTAAATATAGTGATGTAACCACCTTTCATTTCACTATCACAATGGAGCGGGCAATATGACAGTCAGATATATAGCTGTCTAGAGATTTATACCGTGGTATCTATCTCTTTAATGTCTCTAGGTGAATTGCAAATCATTGAGCAGGAAGACTTTATGGCAATATTGGATTTTTATATGAGCTTTTGCATCAATATGATGaagtcatttgatttattttttttgactcTTAAAACAGATTCTGACACATGCCCCCTCTATAAAACAGGGCCATGAGCTTGGTGCAAATTTCCAACATTATTTGCAATTAATTAACCAAGTCACCTAAAGAGAATGAATGGGAACTTTTGGGGGCCCCTGGGGGTCTGGGGGTCGTGGGAAAGTTGCCTCCTCTCCGCTCTTTCGTCAATCCAGATTCGGATATCACAAAACCTGGGAGATTCAACCAAACCTCGAGGTTTTTCCTTGCTACCGCTGcaaagtgcttgctcatggttggaATTGTTGAGtttatgtaaataatattacgAATTGTACGgcctagacctgctctatatggaaagtgtgaCGTGATAACGTTTTATGATTTGGCGCTGCACAAATAAAATGGAATTAAAAACTATCTTCATGGCTACACGACTGTAAAGTTTCCAAACTTTTATGTCTTGTATCTTGAGTTGTGAGCAACCAaatttctcattcattttcagcaacaacaaaaacgaACAACAAAAAATGGGATgttatgagaaaaaaatgtcaaataaaaatgaataattgcGGGTTTCtaattaaagtttttgtttcatcCCTGATATAATTGGTTTTATATGCCCAGGTTTTTATATATCCCTGTCAGAGATTCTGACACATGCCCCCTCTATAAAACAGGGCCATGAGCTTCAGATTGTACTTTAGTCCTGCAAAATTTCCAACATTATTTGCAATTAATTAACCAAGTCAAATAAAGAGAATGAATGGAAACTTTTGGGGGCCCCTGGGGGTATGGGGGGTCGTGGGAAAGTTGCCTCCTCTCCGCCCTTTAGTCAATCCAGATTCGGAGATCACAAAACCTGGGCAGATTCAACCAAATCTTGAGTTTTTTCCTTGCTACCGCTGcaaagtgcttgctcatggttggaattgtccagtttttttctgtaaataatattatgaattGTACggtctatatggaaagtgtgatgtgatttggcgctgtataaataaaactgaattgaaaacTATCTTCATGGCTACACGACTGTAACGTTTCCAAACTTTTATCTCTCatatctttgagtttttattcattttcagcaacaacaacaacaacaaaagatgaGATGTTATGAGATTATGAGATAATTGTGggtttttaattaaagttttggTTTCATCCCTGATATAATTGCTCTAATGTGTCACCCCTTGCCTCTGCCTCATGATCACCCTCCACCataagaattaaaataataataaaatcggTACTGTAATGAGACGTGTAGGGACTACTTTCCCTCAGAACTTCATGTATTCGTTCTTCAGTCTGCTCAGCCTTGTGCCGTGGCTGCGGATGATCAGAGACAGGAGCTCGTGTTTGTCCTTCAGTCCCAGAGAAATGTCCAGCGTCTCCTTCAGGACGTCCCGTGTGTGCACTATCATGTTGAGAAAGTCGTCGCTGAGCCGGTGCTCCTCTTTCAGCTCGCTCTCCTGGCTCTGTTTGAATTtcacctccagctccagcagagaTTTCTCCGAGTTTGTAAACGCCTCGCCTATCTGCGCCGTCTCCCTGCGCAAATATTTCCCGTAGCTGTCCTCTCCGTCCAGGTCGTACGAGATGCTTTTACCGATCCCCTCCAGCACTCGAGCCGAGTCCTCTATCTGCCTCTTGATGATGGTGAAATCATCCCGTATGACGGCGTCCTGGTCCTCGTCGAGACCACACTTTCTCTCgtccatcattttaaaaagcatctgACATTTCTCCGGGTCGTCGTTGTCCTCGTAGTCGCCGTCCGGCACGAAGTAATGATGAAAGGTCCCGTTAGACATCTCCGGATGTAACGGTCCTGCGAAAAAACCTCCACACGTCGGCAGTGATAATAACATCCCGGCACACAGGAGCAAGTGAAGAAAAGCCATGATGCTTTCTAAACCACACTTGTCCTCCACTTATCAAGAAAGTAAACGTCAATTCAGCTAAAATATCAACTATTTAACTCcaagaaacatttcagtcaggTTTTAACGTCCAAACTGCGTAGTTAGGTAGTTCAAGCTTTGTTGGAGCGTTCACGTCCCCCACTCAATATCCTCTTTGTCCAGACataaaagaaatggaaaaaacagcCCAAacttctccttccttttttttttttttttactgtcaatCTTCCATCACTTGTTGGTggtggacagaaaaagaaaaacaatgtatgAGACGTTCAAGTTTCAGCGTGGTAACGGTTGTAACACCACGACTACACTCGGTGCCTCAAACGCAACATCTGGATGTCTCAAGTGGCGCgcttcagagttttttttttttttctaataataCCTCTGTGCTACTCTCAAATTACAAACCCCCCTCCTGTTATTTAAAAGGCTGCATTCAGGCTGGAGGGAGGACGGCCAGAGCTGTTAGAGCACCTCACTTTTAAACCGGGAAAGACCAgagtttgtgttcatttataaCCGTGAC
The Larimichthys crocea isolate SSNF chromosome VIII, L_crocea_2.0, whole genome shotgun sequence genome window above contains:
- the fibinb gene encoding fin bud initiation factor; the encoded protein is MAFLHLLLCAGMLLSLPTCGGFFAGPLHPEMSNGTFHHYFVPDGDYEDNDDPEKCQMLFKMMDERKCGLDEDQDAVIRDDFTIIKRQIEDSARVLEGIGKSISYDLDGEDSYGKYLRRETAQIGEAFTNSEKSLLELEVKFKQSQESELKEEHRLSDDFLNMIVHTRDVLKETLDISLGLKDKHELLSLIIRSHGTRLSRLKNEYMKF